The Streptomyces sp. NL15-2K genome contains a region encoding:
- a CDS encoding sensor histidine kinase, with the protein MQRLYDFLRRYPTWVDSFWAVCLLGISVMSEAVRQEARGTDSPGAIVPVILLLCLVIALRRRMPEKMLLLAAGVGVAQLVLDVQTTAADFALLVIVYTVAVTGARWASRLALAGGLCAAPLAQLRWSSDQTGVAGNIALMILQTVPFALAWVLGDSIRTRRAYFAQLEERAARLEKEREAQAKVAVAAERARIARELHDVVAHNVSVMVVQADGAAYVLDAAPDQAKKALETISSTGRQALAEMRRLLGVLRTGEHQEGGEYVPQPDVEQIEDLVEQCRGSGLPVDFKIEGTPRPLPSGVELTAYRIVQEALTNTRKHGGPNAGASVRLVYFDDGLGLLVEDDGKGAPHELYEEGGADGRGHGLIGMRERVGMVGGTLDAGPRPGGGFRISALLPLKPAH; encoded by the coding sequence CGGGATCTCGGTCATGTCCGAGGCGGTCCGTCAGGAGGCCCGCGGCACCGACTCACCAGGGGCGATCGTCCCGGTCATCCTGCTGCTGTGCCTGGTGATCGCGCTGCGCCGGCGCATGCCGGAGAAGATGCTGCTGCTGGCTGCCGGGGTCGGCGTGGCGCAGCTCGTGCTGGACGTCCAGACGACGGCCGCCGACTTCGCCCTGCTGGTGATCGTCTACACGGTGGCCGTGACGGGCGCCCGCTGGGCCTCCCGGCTCGCCCTGGCCGGGGGACTGTGCGCCGCTCCCCTGGCGCAGCTGCGCTGGTCGAGCGACCAGACGGGCGTCGCGGGCAATATCGCGCTGATGATCTTGCAGACGGTGCCGTTCGCCCTCGCCTGGGTGCTCGGCGACTCGATCCGCACCCGCCGCGCCTATTTCGCACAGCTGGAGGAGCGGGCCGCGCGCCTGGAGAAGGAGCGCGAGGCGCAGGCGAAGGTCGCGGTCGCCGCCGAGCGCGCCCGGATCGCGCGCGAGCTGCACGACGTGGTCGCGCACAACGTGTCGGTGATGGTGGTGCAGGCCGACGGCGCCGCCTACGTCCTCGATGCGGCCCCCGACCAGGCGAAGAAGGCCCTGGAGACGATCTCCTCCACCGGCCGCCAGGCCCTCGCCGAGATGCGCCGCCTGCTGGGCGTGCTGCGCACCGGCGAGCACCAGGAGGGCGGCGAGTACGTCCCGCAGCCCGACGTCGAGCAGATCGAGGACCTCGTCGAGCAGTGTCGCGGCTCCGGGCTGCCCGTCGACTTCAAGATCGAGGGCACCCCGCGGCCCCTGCCCAGCGGCGTCGAGCTCACCGCGTACCGCATCGTGCAGGAGGCGCTGACCAACACCCGCAAGCACGGCGGGCCGAACGCGGGCGCGAGTGTGCGCCTGGTGTACTTCGACGACGGGCTCGGCCTGCTCGTCGAGGACGACGGCAAGGGCGCCCCGCACGAGCTGTACGAGGAGGGCGGCGCCGACGGCCGGGGCCACGGCCTGATCGGCATGCGTGAGAGGGTCGGCATGGTCGGCGGCACCCTGGACGCGGGCCCCCGCCCCGGCGGAGGATTCCGCATCAGTGCCCTGCTCCCGCTCAAACCGGCGCACTGA
- a CDS encoding response regulator transcription factor: MTIRVMLVDDQVLLRTGFRMVLAAQPDMEVVAEAGDGVEALQVLRSTAVDVVLMDVRMPKLDGVETTRRVCSEPDPPKVLILTTFDLDEYAFSGLKAGASGFMLKDVPPGELLTAIRSVHSGDAVVAPSTTRRLLDRFAPMLPSTGKEPRHKELERLTDREREVMVLVAQGLSNGEIAARLVLSEATVKTHVGRILTKLGLRDRVQVVVLAYETGLVRAGGNG, translated from the coding sequence ATGACGATCCGCGTGATGCTCGTCGACGACCAGGTGCTGCTGCGCACCGGGTTCCGGATGGTGCTCGCCGCCCAGCCGGACATGGAGGTCGTGGCGGAAGCGGGCGACGGCGTCGAGGCCCTCCAGGTGCTGCGCTCCACCGCCGTCGACGTCGTCCTGATGGACGTCCGCATGCCGAAGCTCGACGGCGTGGAGACCACCCGCCGCGTCTGCTCGGAGCCCGACCCGCCGAAGGTGCTGATCCTGACCACCTTCGACCTCGACGAGTACGCCTTCTCCGGGCTGAAGGCGGGCGCCTCCGGCTTCATGCTCAAGGACGTGCCGCCCGGCGAGCTCCTGACCGCCATCCGCTCCGTGCACAGCGGCGACGCCGTCGTGGCGCCGTCGACCACCCGCCGCCTCCTGGACCGGTTCGCGCCGATGCTGCCCAGCACCGGCAAGGAGCCCCGGCACAAGGAGCTGGAGCGGCTCACCGACCGCGAGCGCGAGGTCATGGTGCTGGTCGCCCAGGGGCTGTCCAACGGGGAGATCGCGGCCCGGCTCGTGCTGTCCGAGGCGACCGTCAAGACCCACGTGGGCCGCATCCTGACCAAGCTGGGGCTGCGGGACCGGGTGCAGGTGGTCGTCCTGGCGTACGAGACGGGGCTGGTGCGGGCGGGTGGAAACGGCTGA
- a CDS encoding beta-eliminating lyase-related protein, with amino-acid sequence MTDTAEQGGQQSAQERLRQRRTAACQGAERVLARAGFRSTLRERLALLQDAAPQVYDLDEPGDTYGNRIVEALEERVAALLGTEAAAFFPTGTMAQQIALRCWAGRTGNPTVALHALAHPEVHERGALSEVGGLRPVRVTSQPRLPTAEEVRDFEEPFGALMLELPLRDAGFVLPSWEELTEVVEAARERDAVVHFDGARLWETTVHFGRPLDEIAGLADSVYVSFYKSLDGFGGAALAAPRTLVEEAKTWRHRYGGTVFQQFPTALSALVGLERELPRLPEYVSHARVVATALREGFAEAGVPWARVHPEEPHTHQFQVWLPYDTDVLGEAAVRQAEETKTLLFAGPWGRGGPGLGVTEVTVQADGLEWTADDVKAAVADFVSRLTGENRQNGTAAY; translated from the coding sequence ATGACGGACACGGCGGAACAGGGCGGACAGCAGTCGGCGCAGGAGCGGTTGCGGCAGCGGCGGACGGCCGCCTGCCAGGGGGCGGAGCGCGTTCTCGCGCGCGCGGGCTTCCGCAGCACACTCCGCGAACGGCTCGCGCTGCTTCAGGACGCGGCTCCGCAGGTGTACGACCTGGACGAGCCCGGGGACACGTACGGCAACCGGATCGTGGAAGCCCTGGAGGAACGCGTCGCCGCGCTGCTGGGGACGGAGGCCGCCGCGTTCTTCCCGACCGGCACGATGGCCCAGCAGATCGCCCTGCGCTGCTGGGCGGGCCGCACCGGCAACCCCACGGTGGCGCTGCACGCGCTGGCCCACCCCGAGGTGCACGAACGAGGCGCGCTCAGCGAGGTCGGCGGACTGCGCCCGGTCCGCGTCACGAGCCAGCCCCGACTACCGACGGCCGAGGAGGTGCGCGACTTCGAGGAGCCCTTCGGGGCGCTGATGCTGGAACTGCCCCTCAGGGACGCCGGTTTCGTGCTGCCCTCCTGGGAGGAGCTGACCGAGGTCGTGGAGGCGGCGCGCGAGCGCGACGCGGTGGTGCACTTCGACGGCGCCCGTCTGTGGGAGACCACGGTCCACTTCGGCCGCCCTCTGGACGAGATCGCAGGACTGGCGGACAGCGTCTACGTGTCGTTCTACAAGTCCCTCGACGGCTTCGGCGGCGCCGCGCTCGCCGCGCCACGGACGCTGGTGGAGGAGGCGAAGACCTGGCGGCACCGGTACGGCGGCACGGTCTTCCAGCAGTTCCCCACGGCGCTGTCGGCACTCGTCGGCCTGGAACGGGAACTGCCCCGGCTGCCGGAGTACGTCTCCCACGCGCGCGTGGTCGCCACCGCGCTGCGCGAGGGCTTCGCCGAGGCCGGCGTGCCGTGGGCGCGCGTGCACCCCGAGGAACCGCACACCCACCAGTTCCAGGTCTGGCTGCCGTACGACACGGACGTACTCGGCGAGGCGGCGGTGCGGCAGGCCGAGGAGACGAAGACGCTGCTCTTCGCAGGTCCCTGGGGCCGGGGCGGGCCGGGGCTGGGCGTCACCGAGGTCACTGTCCAGGCCGACGGCCTGGAGTGGACAGCCGACGACGTGAAGGCGGCGGTCGCGGACTTCGTGTCCCGGCTGACGGGGGAGAACAGGCAGAACGGGACCGCGGCGTACTAG